DNA sequence from the Pseudomonas tritici genome:
GCCAGCGCGTCAAGGCCGGCGCGTAGATGGGATTCGCGCTCGATATTGCTGCCTAGGCCAAGGTATACCTGAGTTAGCGACATCCGCGCTCGATCTCCACGCCCACGCCCTTGGCAGCCGGCACGGCGCCGGGCTTGGTCAACTTGAGGTGCAGCCAGGGAATCTGGAACTCACTCATCAGCACTTGCGCCAGGCGTTCGGCAAAGGTTTCCACCAACTGGTACTGGGATTGTTCGGCAAACGCCTGGATGCGCGCGGAGACGCTGGCGTAATCCAGTGCCAAGGTCAGGTCGTCACCGGCGGCGGCCGGGCGGTTATCCCAGGCGAAGCTCAGGTCCAGGCGCAGGCATTGGCGGATTCCGCGTTCCCAGTCGTAGGCCCCGATGACGGTGTCGACTTCCAGGCCTTCGATAAACACTCTGTCCAAGCACTCTTCTCCGCAGCACGACAAGGGCGCAATGCCCCGTTAGAATCAGGGCGTCCTCGCCCGGAATAGTTAGCATGTTTTGGTCACTGGCGATCCTCGCCTACCTGCTCGGCTCGCTGTCCTTCGCCATTTTGCTCAGCCGCCTGACGGGAAACCCCGATCCGCGAATGAGTGGCTCAGGCAATGCCGGCGCCACCAATATGTTGCGCCTGGCCGGTAAGAAACTCGCCGTACTCACGCTGCTGGGCGACGTGTGCAAGGGCTTGCTGCCCGTGCTGATCGCCAGCCTCGCCGGCCTTACCCTGCAACAACAGGCCTGGATCGGTGTATGCGCCGTCCTCGGCCATCTGTTTCCACTGTACTTCCGCTTTCGCGGTGGCAAAGGCGTCGCAACGGCAGCCGGCATGCTGCTGGGGATTTACCCACCGGCGGCATTGCTGGCCGTACTTGCCTGGCTCCTGACGTTCTACCTGACCCGCACCAGCTCACTCGCCGCGCTGATCGCCACCCCGCTCACCCTGCCGCTATTGGCCTGGCAAGAACCGGCGGCGTTGTTGCCGATGAGCGCACTGACACTGCTGATCGTCTGGCGCCACCGGGGCAATTTACGCGACCTGTTTGCCGGGCGCGAACGGCATTTTTAAATACGTCCGATGAGCCCGGCTCACGTTGCGGCCCTAGAGCGGCGACAACTGCTCCATCGGCCAGCGCGCCTGCACGCTGATCGCCAGGCTTTCGTGCTGACCCGCCTGCAAGCGTTGGCAACCGGCATAGGCGATCATCGCGCCATTGTCGGTGCAGAACTCTGGCCGCGCGTAGAACACGTCGCCCTTCATCTCACCGAGCATTTTTTCCAGTGACGTGCGTAAAGCCTTGTTGGCACTGACGCCGCCTGCGATTACCAGGCGCTTCATGCCCGCCTGTTTCAGGGCGCGCTTGCACTTGATGGTCAAAGTCTCTACCACGGCCTGCTGGAACGCCAGCGCGATGTCGCAACGGGCTTGCTCACTGTCGTCCCCGGCGCTGACGCTTTGCTGCCAGGTGTTCAGCGCAGAGGTTTTCAAACCACTGAAACTGAACATCAGGCCAGGCCGATCGCACATCGGGCGTGGGAAGGTATAACGGCCGGCAACACCTTTTTCGGCAAGACGGGCGATTTCCGGACCACCAGGATAATTGAGGCCCATCATCTTCGCAGTTTTGTCGAACGCTTCACCGGCGGCGTCATCCAGGGATTCACCCAAAAGGGTGTATTGGCCGATTCCATCCACCTGAACCAGCTGCGTATGGCCGCCGGAAACCAACAAAGCGACGAACGGGAACTCTGGTGGTGTTTTTTCCAGCATGGGCGCCAATAAATGGCCTTCCATGTGGTGCACACCAAGGGCTGGAATGCCCCAGGCAAAAGCCAGCGCCTGGGCGCAAGAGGCCCCAACCAGCAGGGCTCCGACCAATCCGGGGCCAGCAGTGTAGGCGATCGCGTCGATCTCGGTCGGCACGCAGCCGGCCTCATCCAGCACCTGGCGAATCAGGGGCAGCATGCGTTTGACGTGATCACGGCTGGCCAGCTCCGGCACCACGCCGCCATAGGCGCGGTGCAGGTCGATCTGACTGAACAGCGCATCGGCCAAGAGCCCGCGTTCACTGTCGTAAAGTGCGACACCGGTTTCGTCGCAGGAGGTTTCAAGTCCCAGTACTAGCATGGGTTTGCGCCTTGTAGAGGCTAGATTCGAAGGCGCGCATAATAGTCGCCACTCCCCCTCCCGACTAGCGGTTTTCGATCAGAGGCTTTGCATTCCGGGCAATGAGGGGTTAACATCCGCAACCCTTAAAAACCGACGACCTCAGCCGCGAATTTTTTGCGACGAGAACGTTGATCCCGGTAATGAAAGAAGGTAGCTCTGGATGCCAGCCGTCAAAGTTAAAGAGAACGAACCCTTCGACGTAGCTCTGCGTCGTTTCAAGCGCTCCTGCGAAAAAGCCGGTGTACTGGCTGAAGTTCGTAGCCGCGAATTTTACGAGAAGCCAACTTCTGAGCGTAAGCGTAAAGCAGCAGCCGCTGTTAAGCGTCACGCCAAGAAAGTTCAGCGCGAACAGCGCCGCGCCGTTCGTCTGTACTAATACACAGACGTCCGTAGCAAGCTTCTGCCAAGCCCGGCCCTCAGCCGGGCTAATGGCATTTGCGGATATCGCTTGATGCTTCACTGTTGACGCCGCACATGCGACCGAGACAACTGCTTCACACGTCAGGACTGGCTCTTTTGCCAGCGGTGCACGTCTCTTCTGACGAGCCTAACAAGGCTACTGACGCGCACACTTATTATTCAAGCAGGCGATCAACTGTATCGACTGTGCCCGACAATGCGCTTCCGAGGCCCGCCATTGGCCAAGACCGGAGGCCGGGGCAACATTTCCATGCCGAAAACCTGATTGAAATTAACGTCAGTGAACCATCGGCAGATACACTTCCTGAAAGCCCAAGCAGACAACCGATGATCGAGCCAGACGATACGTGCGCTTGAGCACTTAGCGGGCCCTCATTTACACGCAGTGATGACGAGAACGCCATGGCCGGGCTGATTCCCCAGAGCTTTATTGACGACCTTCTGAACCGCACCGACATCGTCGATGTTGTCAGCTCGCGCGTGCAGCTGAAAAAAGCCGGCAAGAACTACACCGCCTGCTGCCCGTTCCACAAAGAGAAAACCCCATCGTTCAGCGTCAGCCCCGACAAACAGTTCTACTACTGCTTCGGTTGCGGCGCAGGCGGTAACGCTCTGGGCTTTCTCATGGACCACGACAACCTGGATTTCCCCCAGGCGATCGAGGACCTGGCGAAAGCCGCCGGCATGGAAATCCCTCGCGAAGAAAGCGGCCGACCGCACAAACCGCGGCAACCCACCGATTCGCCGCTGTACCCGCTGCTGACCGCCGCTGCCGACTTTTACCGTCAGGCACTTAAAAGCCATCCGCAGCGCAAGGCCGCCGTCGATTACCTCAAGGGCCGCGGCCTCACCGGTGAAATCGCCCGTGACTTCGGCCTCGGCTTCGCCCCGCCCGGCTGGGACAACCTGTACAAGCACCTGAGCAGCGATACCCTCCAGCAAAAAGCCATGATCGACGCCGGCCTGCTGGTTGAAAACGCCGAAACCGGCAAACGCTATGACCGCTTTCGCGACCGCGTGATGTTCCCGATCCGCGACAGCCGTGGCCGCATCATCGCCTTTGGTGGTCGAGTACTGGGAGATGACAAGCCCAAGTACCTGAACTCCCCGGAAACCGCGGTATTCCACAAAGGCCAGGAACTCTACGGCCTGTTCGAGGCGCGCAAGAACAACCGCAACCTCGATGAGATCATCGTGGTTGAAGGCTATATGGACGTGATCGCGCTCGCCCAACAGGGCCTGCGCAACGCCGTGGCCACACTCGGCACCGCCACCAGCGAAGAACACATGAAACGCCTGTTCCGCGTGGTGCCCAGCGTACTGTTCTGCTTTGACGGCGATCAGGCCGGCCGCAACGCCGCCTGGCGCGCGCTTGAGGCAACGCTGTCGAGCCTGCAGGATGGGCGTCGCGCACGCTTCCTGTTCCTGCCTGAAGGCGAAGACCCGGACACCTTGGTGCGCTCCGAAGGCACCGACGCGTTCCGCGCGCGCATCAATCAACATGCACAGCCCCTGGCAGACTATTTTTTCCAGCAACTGACCGAAGAGGCCGACCCGCGCTCCCTCGAAGGCAAGGCACACATGGCCACCCTCGCGGCGCCGTTGATCGATAAAGTCCCAGGCGCCAACCTGAAATCACTGATGCGCATGCGCCTGCTGGAAATTACTGGGCTGAGCGGCGAAGCCGTCAGCCAGCTGGTGCACAACGCACCGCAGGAGGCGCCGCCGGCCTATGACCCAGGCATGGATTACGACGCCATGCCCGACTACGCCGACTTCCACCAACCGCAGGAGGCCTACACGCCCCAGCAGGAGTGGACACCGAAGAAGCCCGGCGCCGGCGGCAAGAAATGGGACAACAAACCCTGGAGCAAGAACGGCAAGCGCGGCGATCGCGATGAGGCCTTCGCCCCGCGAACGCCTGTGGCCGTTGAAGCGCCAACGCTCATTGCGTTGCGTACGCTCATCCATCACCCGCAACTGGCGGGCAAGGTCGAGAGCGCCGACCATTTTGCCAATGCGAGCAACACCTATGCTCAGGTTCTGATCGCCTTGATCGAGGCGGTACAGAAAAATCCTAAGCTAAACTCAATTCAGCTGATGGCTCGCTGGCATGGCACCGAGCAAGGCCGCCTATTGAAAGCCCTCGCGGAAAAGGAGTGGCTAATTGACGGCGATAACCTTGAACAACAGTTTTTAGACACCATTACTAGGTTATCCGCGGGTCAGCACACGCAGACCCTCGATGAACTCATCAAGAGAGCAAGGCAGCCTGGATTATCGGCTGAAGAGCAAATTCAGATAGCAAAACAGATGCGCGACCTCTTAAAACAGAATGTTTCCGCATCAAACCCGACCTCAGCTGGCGTGTGAGGTCATAGCTCGGGTATAATCCTCGGCTTGTTTTTTGCCCGCCAAGACCTTCAGTGGATAGGGTGTTATGTCCGGAAAAGCGCAACAGCAGTCTCGTATCAAAGAGTTGATCGTTCTCGGTCGTGAGCAGGGTTACCTGACTTACGCGGAGGTCAACGACCACCTGCCTGAGGATATTTCAGATCCAGAGCAGGTGGAAGACATCATCCGCATGATTAACGACATGGGGATCAACGTATTCGAAGCTGCGCCAGATAAGGATTCTCTTATGCTGGCGGACGCCGATACCGACGAGGCTGCAGCTGAAGAAGCTGCTGCCGCGCTGGCTGCTGTGGAGACCGATATCGGTCGTACCACCGACCCTGTGCGCATGTATATGCGTGAAATGGGTACCGTCGAGCTGCTGACACGCGAAGGCGAAATCGAAATCGCCAAGCGTATCGAAGAGGGCATCCGTGAAGTGATGGGCGCAATCGCGCACTTCCCTGGCACGGTTGACCATATTCTCTCCGAGTACACCCGCGTCACCACCGAAGGTGGTCGCCTGTCCGACGTGCTGAGTGGCTACATCGACCCGGACGACGGCATTGCGCCGCCTGCCGCCGAAGTGCCGCCGCCTGTCGACCCGAAAGCGGTGAAAGCCGACGACGATTCCGAAGACGACGATGCTGAAGCCAGCAGCGACGACGAAGATGAAGTTGAAAGCGGTCCGGATCCGATCGTGGCTGCCCAGCGTTTCGGTGCGGTTTCCGATCAAATGGAAATCACCCGCAAGGCGCTGAAAAAGCACGGTCGCGGCAATAAGCTGGTCATTGCCGAGCTGGTGGCGCTGGCCGAACTGTTCATGCCGATCAAGCTGGTACCGAAGCAATTCGAAGGCCTGGTTGAGCGTGTTCGCAGTGCCCTTGAGCGTCTGCGTGCACAAGAGCGTGCGATCATGCAGCTCTGTGTCCGTGATGCGCGCATGCCGCGTGCCGACTTCCTGCGCCAGTTCCCGGGCAACGAAGTTGACGAAAGCTGGTCCGACGGCCTCGCCAAAGGCAAAGGCAAATACGCCGAAGCCATTGGTCGCCTGCAGCCGGACATCATTCGCTGCCAGCAAAAGCTGATCGCACTGCAGACCGAAACCGGTCTGACGATTGCCGAGATCAAGGACATCAACCGTCGCATGTCGATCGGTGAGGCCAAGGCCCGCCGCGCGAAGAAAGAGATGGTCGAAGCGAACTTGCGTCTGGTGATTTCCATCGCCAAGAAGTACACCAACCGTGGCCTGCAATTCCTCGACTTGATCCAGGAAGGCAACATCGGCTTGATGAAGGCTGTGGACAAGTTTGAATACCGTCGTGGCTACAAATTCTCGACTTATGCCACCTGGTGGATCCGTCAGGCGATCACTCGCTCGATCGCCGACCAGGCCCGCACCATCCGTATTCCGGTGCACATGATCGAGACCATCAACAAGCTGAACCGCATTTCCCGGCAGATGTTGCAGGAAATGGGTCGTGAACCGACCCCGGAAGAGCTGGGCGAACGCATGGAAATGCCTGAGGACAAAATCCGCAAGGTATTGAAGATCGCTAAAGAGCCGATCTCCATGGAAACGCCGATTGGTGATGACGAAGACTCCCATCTGGGTGACTTCATCGAAGACTCGACTATGCAGTCGCCAATCGATGTCGCCACCGTTGAGAGCCTTAAAGAAGCGACTCGTGACGTACTCTCCGGCCTCACTGCTCGTGAAGCCAAGGTACTGCGCATGCGTTTCGGCATCGACATGAATACCGACCACACCCTTGAGGAAGTCGGTAAGCAGTTTGACGTGACCCGTGAACGGATCCGTCAGATCGAAGCCAAGGCGCTGCGCAAGTTGCGCCACCCGACGCGAAGCGAGCATCTACGCTCCTTCCTCGACGAGTGATACCAGAACCCCCGGCCCAGGCCGGGGGTTTTGTTTTGTATCGATAAAACCTTCCGCAACACCCCTCCCCCCGTAATGCCCGTCTACACTCGAAACATTCCCCGTGCCATAACGAGACCGTTATGCCCAGACTGCCGGCTGTGTTTTTACTGTGGCTGCTGACCTGGACCGCAACGGCTGGCGCGTTGAGTCTCAGCGATGATGAGCGCGGCTGGCTGGCGGACCATCAGGAGTTGCGCCTGGGAGTGGACGCGTCATGGCCACCCTTTGAATACCGTGACGAAGATGGCCGCTACCAAGGCCTGGCGGCGGATTACGTGCGCCTGATCCAGGATCGCCTCGGCGTGCGAGTCAAGTTGATCGAGCCGGCGAACTGGGGCGCCGTGCTGGAGCTGGCCCGGAACAACCAAATCGACCTGCTGCCTGGCATCATGTCCACGCCGGAACGCCAGAGCTACATGGCGTTTACCCGCCCGTACCTTGATTTCCCCATCGTCATCCTGGCCCACGAAGGCGGCGCGAAACCACGCACCCTTAAGGACCTCTACGGATTGAAGATTGCCGTGGTGGAAAACTACGCGCCCCATGAGTTGCTCCGCACCCACCATCCCGACCTCAATCTGGTGGCCATGCCGAATGTCAGCTCGACCCTGCAAGCCTTGGCCACCGATGAGGTGGATGCGGTGGTCGGCGACCTGGCCTCAAGTGTCTGGAACCTGCGCCAACTCAAGCTCGACGGTTTGTACGTCAGCGGTGAAACGCCCTACCGCTACCAACTGGCGATGGGCGTACCGCGCGACAACAAAGTACTGGTGGGCATCCTCGATAAGGTACTGGCCGACCTCAGCCCGGAAGAAACCGATGCGATCCAACAACATTGGGTTGGCAGCCTTACCGATCACCGCACCTTCTGGAGGGATCTGCTGACTTACGGCCTGCCTGCGGTACTGTTGCTGAGTACCGTGCTGGCCGTGGTGATTCGGATCAACCGCCGGCTCAGTTCGGAAATTTCCCGCCGCGGCGCCCTCGAACAGGAACTGCGCAGCAGCGAATATCACTACCGCGGCTTGGTGGAAAGCCTGTCCGCCATCGCCTGGGAAGCCAGTATCACCGATTTCACCTACAGCTATGTTTCGCCCCACGCGGAGGAATTACTGGGTTATCCGCGTGCCCACTGGCTGATCCCGGGGTTCTGGCGCAACATCATTCACCCCGCCGACCTGACCCGCACCGAGGCCTACTGCTACCGGGAAACCCGCGCCAATCGCGACCACAGCATCGACTACCGGGTGATCACCGCCGACGGGCGCTGCTTATGGGTGCGCGACATCGTCAGCCTGATTGAGCACGGCCATGAGCCCGTACTGCGCGGCTTGATGATCGATATCAGCGAGGCCAAGCGCACTGAAGAAGCCTTGCAACTGTCCGAGCAAAAATTTGCCTCGGTGTTCCAGCAATGCCCAGACATGCTAGTGATCGCACGGCTGTCTGATGGCTGCTTGCTGGAGGTGAACAAGGCGTTCGAAGACCAGATTGGCCTGACGGCGCAACAGGTCGTCGGCAAAACCGCCACCGAACTGAATATCTGGGGCATCCAGGGTGTCGGCCCCGACCTGCTGCAACAGGTGCAGACCACCAGCATCCGCAATCTCGAAATGCCCTTTCTGCGCAGCAATGGCCAAGCCTTCACCGGGCTGATTTCCGCCGAGCCGTTCCAATTGGACACCACCGAGGCCATCGTGGTGGCGGTGCGAGACATCACTCAACTCAAGGAAACCCAGCAACAACTGCAAACCTCCGAAGAGAAATTCGCCAAGGCCTTCCACGCCTCCCCCGACGGCTTGCTGCTGAGCCGACAGCATGATGGACTGTTGATTGAAGTGAACGATGGTTTCAGCCGAATCACGGGGTTCACTAGCGCAACATCCCTCGACCAATCAACCCTGGACCTGGGCATCTGGGTCGA
Encoded proteins:
- the dnaG gene encoding DNA primase, with the translated sequence MAGLIPQSFIDDLLNRTDIVDVVSSRVQLKKAGKNYTACCPFHKEKTPSFSVSPDKQFYYCFGCGAGGNALGFLMDHDNLDFPQAIEDLAKAAGMEIPREESGRPHKPRQPTDSPLYPLLTAAADFYRQALKSHPQRKAAVDYLKGRGLTGEIARDFGLGFAPPGWDNLYKHLSSDTLQQKAMIDAGLLVENAETGKRYDRFRDRVMFPIRDSRGRIIAFGGRVLGDDKPKYLNSPETAVFHKGQELYGLFEARKNNRNLDEIIVVEGYMDVIALAQQGLRNAVATLGTATSEEHMKRLFRVVPSVLFCFDGDQAGRNAAWRALEATLSSLQDGRRARFLFLPEGEDPDTLVRSEGTDAFRARINQHAQPLADYFFQQLTEEADPRSLEGKAHMATLAAPLIDKVPGANLKSLMRMRLLEITGLSGEAVSQLVHNAPQEAPPAYDPGMDYDAMPDYADFHQPQEAYTPQQEWTPKKPGAGGKKWDNKPWSKNGKRGDRDEAFAPRTPVAVEAPTLIALRTLIHHPQLAGKVESADHFANASNTYAQVLIALIEAVQKNPKLNSIQLMARWHGTEQGRLLKALAEKEWLIDGDNLEQQFLDTITRLSAGQHTQTLDELIKRARQPGLSAEEQIQIAKQMRDLLKQNVSASNPTSAGV
- the folB gene encoding dihydroneopterin aldolase, with the translated sequence MDRVFIEGLEVDTVIGAYDWERGIRQCLRLDLSFAWDNRPAAAGDDLTLALDYASVSARIQAFAEQSQYQLVETFAERLAQVLMSEFQIPWLHLKLTKPGAVPAAKGVGVEIERGCR
- the tsaD gene encoding tRNA (adenosine(37)-N6)-threonylcarbamoyltransferase complex transferase subunit TsaD, with the protein product MLVLGLETSCDETGVALYDSERGLLADALFSQIDLHRAYGGVVPELASRDHVKRMLPLIRQVLDEAGCVPTEIDAIAYTAGPGLVGALLVGASCAQALAFAWGIPALGVHHMEGHLLAPMLEKTPPEFPFVALLVSGGHTQLVQVDGIGQYTLLGESLDDAAGEAFDKTAKMMGLNYPGGPEIARLAEKGVAGRYTFPRPMCDRPGLMFSFSGLKTSALNTWQQSVSAGDDSEQARCDIALAFQQAVVETLTIKCKRALKQAGMKRLVIAGGVSANKALRTSLEKMLGEMKGDVFYARPEFCTDNGAMIAYAGCQRLQAGQHESLAISVQARWPMEQLSPL
- the rpoD gene encoding RNA polymerase sigma factor RpoD translates to MSGKAQQQSRIKELIVLGREQGYLTYAEVNDHLPEDISDPEQVEDIIRMINDMGINVFEAAPDKDSLMLADADTDEAAAEEAAAALAAVETDIGRTTDPVRMYMREMGTVELLTREGEIEIAKRIEEGIREVMGAIAHFPGTVDHILSEYTRVTTEGGRLSDVLSGYIDPDDGIAPPAAEVPPPVDPKAVKADDDSEDDDAEASSDDEDEVESGPDPIVAAQRFGAVSDQMEITRKALKKHGRGNKLVIAELVALAELFMPIKLVPKQFEGLVERVRSALERLRAQERAIMQLCVRDARMPRADFLRQFPGNEVDESWSDGLAKGKGKYAEAIGRLQPDIIRCQQKLIALQTETGLTIAEIKDINRRMSIGEAKARRAKKEMVEANLRLVISIAKKYTNRGLQFLDLIQEGNIGLMKAVDKFEYRRGYKFSTYATWWIRQAITRSIADQARTIRIPVHMIETINKLNRISRQMLQEMGREPTPEELGERMEMPEDKIRKVLKIAKEPISMETPIGDDEDSHLGDFIEDSTMQSPIDVATVESLKEATRDVLSGLTAREAKVLRMRFGIDMNTDHTLEEVGKQFDVTRERIRQIEAKALRKLRHPTRSEHLRSFLDE
- the rpsU gene encoding 30S ribosomal protein S21, with product MPAVKVKENEPFDVALRRFKRSCEKAGVLAEVRSREFYEKPTSERKRKAAAAVKRHAKKVQREQRRAVRLY
- the plsY gene encoding glycerol-3-phosphate 1-O-acyltransferase PlsY, which translates into the protein MFWSLAILAYLLGSLSFAILLSRLTGNPDPRMSGSGNAGATNMLRLAGKKLAVLTLLGDVCKGLLPVLIASLAGLTLQQQAWIGVCAVLGHLFPLYFRFRGGKGVATAAGMLLGIYPPAALLAVLAWLLTFYLTRTSSLAALIATPLTLPLLAWQEPAALLPMSALTLLIVWRHRGNLRDLFAGRERHF